From the genome of Glycine max cultivar Williams 82 chromosome 2, Glycine_max_v4.0, whole genome shotgun sequence, one region includes:
- the LOC121173424 gene encoding uncharacterized protein → MRERERETERDSERDSGWERVRSRRERRENERTRGMEGPCLFIAREGKGGQQRRLRVNWRDHRNISSFYFTRFPEDTTEDELWKIFRRAGDVREVFIPNKRNRTGRRYGFVRFIGVDNVQQLERRLDNIVMGGLKLYVNIPKFERGRGRVQPQSTGGREHTRLVEQGRRETYQAQKHTATPGLVRGSFADVVARREPRIQQRRTSAVQNAKTNTSRSEVHLDRPMTAPKWLQDAWVGRLKNLALLDRVEENMLWDWGLDVVPKYIGDDMVLLPGLTEDKAKQMMEEGNAGREVMFYSVERWNKKMRAGSRLTWVQCWGVPLVAWDPTHLREIVTAIGEVVEVDEEMEDLRKMDRARLLVRTPWKPLIQHTVSVHIETEVFQVHIIEESGSSPNWCHCRRSTMLSSSEDICSEESEMVSLSELMTAKPQSGSQKVEMVEERRVTSEADTAPEEDNGMQGPTASTSIQLLSNGRITTSEPLDNNLDWGIEEESRCRVGGESNGATKSQMGTYGEARAAVGAVTRCDSGVERIIGAINPVGKGKAKHEQGNKKEGGSGTDVEHINIHSAVACDMAHYNCGLDFTTHTPPKFLTHQGPAKGSG, encoded by the exons atgagagagagagagagagagacagagcgAGACAGTGAGAGAGACAGCGGGTGGGAAAGAGTGAGGTCGAGaagggagagaagagagaatgaGAGGACGAGAGGTATGGAGGGTCCATGTCTGTTTATCGCCAGGGAAGGGAAAGGAGGTCAACAACGTCGCTTGCGAGTCAACTGGAGAGATCATCGGAATATATCATCGTTTTATTTCACACGTTTTCCTGAAGATACAACAGAAGATGAGCTATGGAAGATATTCAGAAGAGCGGGTGATGTCAGGGAGGTGTTTATTCCCAACAAGAGGAATAGGACCGGAAGAAGGTATGGATTTGTGAGATTCATCGGAGTGGATAACGTCCAACAGTTGGAAAGGCGTTTGGATAACATAGTCATGGGGGGATTAAAGTTATATGTTAACATCCCTAAATTTGAAAGAGGTAGGGGTCGAGTGCAACCACAATCAACAGGGGGACGAGAACACACCAGGCTTGTCGAACAGGGGCGCAGAGAAACTTACCAGGCACAGAAACACACAGCGACGCCGGGCCTGGTACGCGGGTCTTTTGCAGATGTGGTAGCTAGGAGAGAACCACGTATACAGCAGAGGAGGACATCGGCAGTTCAGAATGCTAAAACCAACACTTCGAGATCAGAAGTACATCTCGACAGACCTATGACAGCACCGAAATGGCTACAGGATGCATGGGTGGGAAGGCTAAAAAATCTTGCACTCCTTGACAGAGTAGAGGAGAATATGCTATGGGACTGGGGATTAGACGTAGTGCCGAAATACATCGGCGACGACATGGTACTTCTCCCCGGACTTACCGAAGACAAGGCAAAACAAATGATGGAGGAAGGGAATGCAGGAAGGGAGGTGATGTTCTACTCGGTAGAAAGGTGGAACAAGAAGATGCGTGCTGGGTCTAGACTTACATGGGTGCAATGTTGGGGAGTGCCGCTGGTAGCATGGGACCCAACACACTTAAGGGAGATCGTGACGGCCATAGGCGAGGTAGTGGAAGTAGACGAGGAGATGGAGGATTTGAGGAAGATGGACAGGGCAAGGCTCCTTGTAAGAACACCGTGGAAACCACTGATTCAGCACACGGTGAGCGTCCACATTGAAACGGAGGTGTTCCAGGTACACATAATAGAGGAAAGTGGAAGCAGTCCCAACTGGTGCCATTGCCGGCGGAGCACGATGCTTAGTTCATCGGAGGACATTTGCTCGGAGGAAAGCGAGATGGTTTCGTTATCGGAACTGATGACGGCGAAACCTCAAAGTGGGAGCCAGAAGGTTGAAATGGTGGAGGAGCGGAGGGTAACGTCGGAGGCGGACACAGCGCCGGAGGAGGATAACGGCATGCAAGGACCGACAGCAAGCACCTCCATCCAGTTATTATCCAATGGTCGCATCACAACCAGCGAACCACTGGATAATAACTTGGACTGGGGGATAGAGGAAGAAAGCCGTTGCAGGGTCGGTGGGGAAAGCAACGGGGCAACCAAAAGTCAAATGGGGACGTACGGTGAGGCCAGAGCAGCAGTGGGAGCAGTGACCAGGTGCGATTCAGGGGTAGAGCGGATTATAGGGGCCATAAATCCTGTCGGGAAGGGAAAAGCAAAGCATGAACAAGGAAATAAGAAGGAAGGAGGGTCCGGGACAGATGTAGAGCATATAAACATCCACTCAGCAGTGGCTTGTGACATGGCCCACTACAATTGTGGGCTGGACTTTACTACTCACACCCCCCCCAAATTTCTAACACATCAG ggtCCCGCAAAAGGTAGTGGATAA